From endosymbiont of Galathealinum brachiosum, one genomic window encodes:
- a CDS encoding HslU--HslV peptidase proteolytic subunit (heat shock protein involved in degradation of misfolded proteins) produces MQTTLHGTTILSVRRNNEVVIGGDGQVSLGNTVMKPNAVKVRRLYNDKVLVGFAGATADAFTLFERFEGQLEKHNGQLVRSAVEMAKDWRTDRMLRKLEAMMIVANEEASLIISGTGDVIDTQDDLLAIGSGGSYAQSAARALFDNTDLSAREVVEKSLNIAGDICIYTNQNLTLEEIKY; encoded by the coding sequence TTGCAAACCACACTACATGGCACCACGATACTCTCGGTGCGCAGAAATAATGAAGTTGTAATTGGTGGCGATGGCCAGGTAAGCCTGGGTAATACCGTTATGAAACCAAATGCAGTAAAAGTACGCCGCTTATATAATGATAAAGTTCTGGTTGGTTTTGCAGGTGCTACGGCAGATGCATTTACCCTGTTTGAACGATTTGAGGGGCAGCTTGAAAAACATAATGGCCAGCTGGTTCGTTCGGCTGTAGAAATGGCTAAGGACTGGCGAACAGATAGAATGTTACGCAAGCTGGAAGCTATGATGATTGTGGCTAATGAAGAAGCGTCTCTGATTATTTCTGGCACGGGTGATGTTATTGATACACAGGATGATCTGTTGGCAATAGGTTCAGGCGGCTCATATGCACAGTCAGCTGCGAGAGCATTGTTTGATAATACAGACCTGTCAGCCCGAGAAGTGGTTGAGAAGAGTTTGAATATAGCGGGTGATATCTGCATTTACACAAATCAGAATTTAACGTTAGAAGAAATTAAATATTAA
- a CDS encoding thiol oxidoreductase-like protein: MPLRRCLIGLIIITNTAVAELNDITQAPNTVNAGIKKSLTEQIGMGRGDINTPDSSIYLINRDPFRAIVRGRQLFQRKFQIKQGFGPRVNDGEGDLNTNGALGAGLADSCAACHARPRGGAGDGGDVFTRPDSRDAPHLFGLGLIEMLADEITADLRAVRDSAIETAQSTNSNKTVYLKSKGIQYGSITAHPDGSVDNSHLKGIDDDLRVKPFFAEGSDFSIRSFSMGAFNAEMGLQSHDPDHQLAFAGNNVITPSGLSLAGNKDAVSMPPVSDSFADGDSDGISNEMPPELLDYMEFYLLNYFKPAQYKSNRATRKGKYLMEKIGCTTCHKTDLVINKDRRVADVETAYDRENGGFNHLYATAEAKFDEIDDGSGYPALKQPKLNSFIVKNVYADFKRHDLGSKFWERNFDGSYQKEFMTEPLWGVGTTAPYGHDGRSINLHEVILRHGGEAASSRKKYAYLWGASQRAIVSYLQSLVLFPPPDTASNLDPGDKSDPMYPQESQGSISLTPLFNDPTDLE; the protein is encoded by the coding sequence ATGCCTTTAAGAAGGTGTCTGATTGGCCTGATAATTATTACAAATACAGCGGTTGCTGAATTGAATGATATAACACAGGCTCCCAATACGGTTAATGCGGGAATTAAAAAATCATTAACTGAACAAATTGGAATGGGGCGGGGTGATATTAATACGCCTGACTCTTCTATTTATCTTATCAATCGAGATCCATTCCGAGCCATTGTTCGTGGCCGGCAGCTCTTTCAACGAAAATTTCAGATTAAACAGGGTTTTGGTCCCCGTGTGAATGATGGAGAAGGTGACCTCAATACGAATGGGGCATTAGGTGCCGGACTGGCTGATAGTTGTGCTGCCTGCCATGCGAGGCCAAGAGGTGGTGCGGGTGATGGTGGTGATGTGTTTACGCGGCCTGATAGCCGTGATGCGCCGCATCTATTTGGGCTGGGTTTAATTGAAATGCTGGCGGATGAGATAACCGCTGACTTAAGGGCAGTACGTGATAGTGCAATTGAAACGGCTCAGTCAACAAATAGCAATAAAACCGTTTATTTGAAGAGTAAGGGTATTCAGTATGGTTCGATTACTGCTCATCCTGATGGCAGTGTTGATAATAGTCATCTTAAAGGTATAGATGATGATCTCAGGGTTAAGCCCTTTTTTGCAGAAGGCAGTGATTTTTCAATTCGAAGTTTTTCTATGGGGGCTTTTAATGCTGAAATGGGTCTGCAGTCACATGACCCTGATCACCAGTTAGCCTTTGCTGGTAATAACGTGATAACGCCATCGGGTCTGTCTTTAGCGGGAAATAAAGATGCTGTTTCTATGCCACCGGTTAGTGATAGTTTTGCGGATGGGGACAGTGATGGCATTTCAAATGAAATGCCTCCAGAGTTACTGGATTATATGGAATTTTATCTATTAAATTATTTCAAGCCAGCACAGTACAAAAGTAACCGGGCCACACGCAAAGGCAAATACCTGATGGAAAAAATAGGTTGCACCACCTGCCATAAAACAGATCTGGTAATAAATAAAGATCGGCGTGTTGCAGATGTTGAAACCGCATATGACAGGGAAAATGGCGGCTTTAATCATTTATATGCAACAGCTGAGGCGAAGTTTGATGAAATTGATGACGGTTCAGGTTATCCGGCATTAAAGCAGCCAAAATTAAATTCATTTATTGTTAAAAATGTATATGCAGATTTTAAACGGCATGATCTGGGGTCAAAATTCTGGGAGCGCAATTTTGATGGAAGTTACCAGAAAGAGTTTATGACTGAGCCTCTGTGGGGTGTTGGTACAACCGCACCGTATGGTCATGATGGGCGCAGTATAAATCTTCATGAAGTTATTTTGCGCCATGGTGGGGAAGCGGCGAGTTCAAGAAAAAAATATGCCTATTTGTGGGGGGCATCTCAGCGAGCGATTGTGAGTTATTTGCAGTCTCTGGTTTTATTTCCCCCTCCTGATACAGCGTCGAATCTGGATCCTGGTGATAAGAGTGACCCAATGTATCCACAGGAGTCTCAAGGTAGTATTTCGCTTACACCATTGTTTAATGATCCGACTGATTTGGAGTAA
- a CDS encoding ubiquinone biosynthesis regulatory protein kinase UbiB encodes MLQVRQLLRLLYINYVLAKHGLDDIIFEIHLFRPFRFLIYLMPWNWIARNRAPRGQRIREALEDLGPIFIKFGQMLSTRKDLLPEDIAEELTALQDRVPPFDGDLAQQLIEKAYGTSIDEYFDEFNTTPLASASIAQVHTAKLKDGKEIVVKVLRPNIQPVIKRDIALLFIIAKLAERYSKDARRLRAIEIVQEYEKTILDELDLMREAANASQLRRNFENSKQLYIPEVYWDYTRRNVMVMERIHGEPMANIEKMKAAGVNMQRLSELGVEIFFTQVFSHNFFHADMHPGNLFVDMSDLGNPEYIAVDFGIVGTLSPKDQRYLAENFLAFFKRDYNRVAQLHVDSGWVPAGTRVDEFESAIRSVCEPIFEKPLKDISFGQLLLRLFQTARRFNMEVQPQLVLLQKTLLNIEGLGRQIYPDLDLWQTAKPFLEKWMNEQVGVKSLLKGFKKNLPYIAEKMPDMPELLFDAVKKIAEGENHQQQAEAFRELNKNIESNHKKLSYVLIGVSGLIMATILSGQTVNIEYQVLHVPVMSWLSAGIGSVFIWIGLKRF; translated from the coding sequence ATGTTACAAGTAAGGCAATTATTGCGATTATTGTATATTAACTATGTTCTGGCTAAGCATGGACTCGATGATATTATTTTTGAAATACATTTGTTTCGCCCGTTCAGGTTTTTAATATATTTAATGCCCTGGAACTGGATAGCAAGAAATCGTGCACCAAGAGGGCAGAGAATAAGAGAGGCGCTTGAAGATTTAGGGCCGATATTTATTAAATTTGGACAAATGCTCTCCACACGAAAAGATTTGTTACCAGAGGATATTGCAGAAGAATTAACTGCTCTGCAGGATAGAGTACCGCCATTTGACGGTGATTTGGCGCAGCAACTAATAGAAAAAGCATATGGTACGAGTATTGACGAATATTTTGATGAATTTAATACAACACCACTCGCATCTGCTTCAATAGCACAGGTACATACTGCAAAATTAAAAGACGGAAAAGAAATCGTCGTTAAAGTTTTACGCCCAAATATTCAGCCGGTTATAAAACGGGATATCGCGTTACTGTTTATAATTGCCAAACTGGCTGAACGATATTCAAAAGATGCCAGACGTTTGCGTGCGATTGAGATTGTGCAGGAATATGAAAAAACGATTCTTGATGAATTAGATCTGATGCGCGAAGCGGCTAATGCAAGCCAGCTTAGAAGGAATTTTGAAAATAGTAAGCAACTGTATATTCCTGAAGTTTACTGGGATTATACGCGTCGCAATGTCATGGTTATGGAGCGTATTCATGGCGAGCCGATGGCAAACATTGAAAAAATGAAAGCTGCGGGTGTCAATATGCAGCGGTTGTCAGAACTGGGTGTTGAAATATTCTTTACACAGGTTTTTAGTCATAATTTTTTTCATGCTGATATGCATCCGGGCAATCTGTTTGTTGATATGTCTGATCTGGGTAATCCAGAGTACATTGCGGTTGATTTCGGTATTGTTGGAACACTTAGTCCGAAAGATCAGCGTTATCTAGCTGAAAATTTTCTTGCATTTTTTAAACGCGATTATAATCGCGTTGCGCAACTCCATGTTGATTCTGGATGGGTGCCTGCAGGCACAAGAGTGGATGAGTTCGAGTCTGCAATACGTAGTGTCTGTGAACCTATATTTGAAAAACCATTAAAAGATATTTCATTTGGTCAGTTATTATTAAGGTTATTTCAGACTGCACGTCGTTTTAATATGGAGGTTCAGCCACAGCTTGTATTGTTGCAGAAAACATTATTAAACATAGAAGGTCTGGGCCGGCAGATATACCCTGATCTTGATCTATGGCAAACGGCAAAACCATTTTTAGAAAAGTGGATGAATGAACAGGTAGGAGTAAAGTCGTTATTGAAAGGATTTAAAAAGAATCTGCCTTACATTGCTGAAAAAATGCCTGATATGCCAGAGTTGTTATTTGATGCAGTAAAGAAAATAGCTGAAGGTGAAAACCATCAACAACAGGCTGAAGCATTTAGAGAGTTAAATAAAAATATTGAAAGTAACCATAAAAAATTATCCTATGTATTAATAGGGGTGTCAGGTTTAATAATGGCGACAATTTTATCAGGACAAACGGTTAATATAGAGTATCAGGTATTGCATGTTCCTGTTATGAGTTGGTTGTCTGCTGGAATTGGCAGTGTTTTTATCTGGATAGGCCTGAAAAGATTTTAA
- a CDS encoding 1-(5-phosphoribosyl)-5-((5-phosphoribosylamino)methylideneamino)imidazole-4-carboxamide isomerase → MADPRPTNINLHQKSRVLEIDFDDGSQFKYSTEFLRVHSPSAEVRGHGPGEETLQVGKSDVNITGIEPVGVYAVKLVFDDSHDSGLYTWSYLYDLGINYDAKWTNYLQRLKDAGHKHAELN, encoded by the coding sequence ATGGCAGATCCAAGGCCGACTAATATAAACCTGCATCAGAAATCACGTGTTCTGGAAATTGATTTTGATGATGGCAGTCAGTTCAAATACAGTACAGAGTTTTTACGTGTTCACTCGCCATCAGCTGAAGTACGCGGGCATGGGCCGGGTGAAGAAACGCTGCAAGTCGGTAAATCAGATGTCAACATAACGGGAATTGAACCCGTTGGTGTATATGCTGTTAAACTGGTTTTTGATGATAGTCATGATAGTGGTCTTTATACCTGGTCATACTTATACGATCTTGGTATTAACTATGATGCGAAGTGGACAAACTATCTGCAGCGATTAAAAGATGCAGGCCATAAACATGCGGAATTGAATTAG
- the hslU gene encoding HslU--HslV peptidase ATPase subunit (heat shock protein involved in degradation of misfolded proteins), with amino-acid sequence MSEMTPREIVQELDKHIVGQDDAKRAVAIALRNRWRRQQVREDLRNEITPKNILMIGPTGVGKTEIARRLAKLANAPFIKVEATKFTEVGYVGREVDSIIRDLVDMSVKMTRETEIEKVRHRAESSAEDRILDALLPPARNEFGEPEVTESNTRSKFREKLRRGDLDDKEIEIEVKAEQVGVEIMAPPGMEEMTNQLQGMFQNMGNDKTKQRKLRIEDARKILVEEEAGKMVNEDELKLNAVQNAEQNGIVFIDEIDKVCKKGETSGADVSREGVQRDLLPLVEGCTVSTKYGMVKTDHMLFISSGAFHLAKPSDLIPELQGRLPIRVELKALTTADFKRILTEPDASLTEQYKALLGTEGYELDFVDSGIEQIAKVAHDVNERTENIGARRLHTVMERLLEEVSFEAADSSGKALSVDADFVESNLGELVQDEDLSRYIL; translated from the coding sequence ATGTCTGAAATGACACCCAGAGAAATTGTACAAGAGTTAGATAAACACATTGTCGGTCAGGATGATGCTAAGCGAGCAGTGGCCATTGCGCTGCGAAATCGCTGGCGTCGTCAGCAGGTTAGAGAAGACCTGCGAAATGAAATTACGCCAAAAAATATTTTAATGATTGGTCCAACCGGTGTGGGTAAAACTGAAATTGCGCGTCGTCTGGCTAAACTCGCGAATGCCCCCTTTATAAAGGTAGAAGCAACCAAATTCACTGAAGTTGGTTATGTTGGTCGTGAAGTTGATAGTATCATACGCGATCTTGTTGATATGTCGGTAAAAATGACGCGTGAGACAGAAATAGAAAAAGTACGGCATAGAGCAGAATCATCAGCAGAAGATCGTATTTTAGATGCTCTGTTACCACCTGCCAGAAATGAATTTGGTGAGCCGGAAGTGACTGAGAGCAATACACGTTCAAAATTTCGTGAAAAATTACGTCGGGGAGATTTAGACGATAAGGAAATTGAAATTGAAGTCAAAGCCGAGCAGGTGGGTGTAGAAATAATGGCTCCACCGGGCATGGAAGAAATGACAAACCAGTTGCAGGGCATGTTCCAGAATATGGGTAATGATAAAACCAAGCAACGTAAATTACGTATTGAAGATGCGCGTAAGATTCTGGTTGAAGAAGAAGCCGGTAAAATGGTGAATGAAGATGAGCTTAAACTGAATGCGGTACAGAATGCAGAGCAGAACGGTATCGTTTTTATTGATGAGATAGACAAGGTGTGTAAAAAAGGTGAAACATCAGGTGCTGATGTATCAAGAGAAGGTGTGCAGCGTGATTTACTGCCATTGGTTGAGGGCTGCACGGTCAGCACTAAATATGGCATGGTGAAAACCGATCACATGTTATTTATTTCTTCTGGTGCATTTCATCTGGCTAAACCATCTGATTTAATTCCTGAATTACAGGGGCGTTTACCGATACGAGTAGAGCTTAAAGCACTGACTACAGCTGATTTTAAGCGCATCTTAACTGAGCCGGATGCTTCCTTAACCGAGCAATATAAAGCCCTGTTAGGAACAGAAGGTTATGAGTTAGATTTCGTCGATTCAGGTATTGAGCAAATTGCTAAAGTTGCACATGATGTAAATGAGCGCACAGAAAATATTGGTGCACGTCGTTTACATACGGTTATGGAACGATTATTAGAAGAAGTATCATTTGAAGCAGCTGATAGTTCAGGTAAGGCGCTTAGTGTTGATGCTGATTTTGTAGAGAGCAATCTGGGCGAACTGGTGCAGGATGAAGACCTGAGCCGCTATATTCTATAA
- a CDS encoding bifunctional demethylmenaquinone methyltransferase/2-methoxy-6-polyprenyl-1,4-benzoquinol methylase UbiE: MSDEKTHFGYQQVPIGEKAKRVADVFHSVADNYDIMNDVMSFGVHRLWKRFTLSQTGLKAGQKVLDLAGGTGDLALKMTSMVGPSGQVVLSDINGSMLRRGRERLIDNGVAGNIEYVQANAECLPFADDTFDCITIAFGLRNVTDKDKALRSMLRILKPGGRLLVLEFSKPVAPGLAPVYDAYSFKLLPLMGKYIAKDEDSYQYLAESIRMHPGQETLKGMMEEAGFNKVKYHNLSGGIVALHKGYKV; encoded by the coding sequence ATGAGTGACGAAAAAACACATTTTGGATACCAGCAGGTACCCATTGGCGAAAAAGCAAAACGCGTAGCTGATGTATTTCACTCTGTTGCAGATAACTATGACATTATGAATGATGTCATGTCTTTTGGTGTGCATCGTTTATGGAAGCGTTTTACATTGAGTCAGACAGGACTTAAGGCTGGGCAGAAAGTTTTAGATCTGGCGGGCGGTACCGGAGACCTGGCATTAAAAATGACTTCAATGGTCGGCCCATCTGGTCAGGTTGTGCTTTCCGATATAAACGGTTCAATGTTACGACGTGGTCGTGAGCGCTTAATTGATAATGGTGTTGCAGGTAATATTGAATATGTTCAGGCCAATGCCGAATGCCTTCCATTTGCAGATGATACCTTTGACTGCATTACGATTGCCTTTGGTTTACGTAATGTAACTGACAAAGATAAAGCACTGCGTTCAATGTTACGTATATTAAAGCCGGGCGGTCGTTTGCTTGTGCTGGAATTTTCTAAACCGGTCGCACCGGGACTGGCACCCGTTTATGATGCTTATTCATTTAAATTGTTGCCATTAATGGGTAAGTATATTGCGAAAGATGAAGATAGTTATCAGTATCTGGCAGAATCAATTCGCATGCATCCAGGTCAGGAAACTTTAAAGGGCATGATGGAAGAAGCCGGGTTTAATAAAGTTAAATATCATAATCTTAGCGGTGGAATTGTTGCCCTGCATAAAGGTTATAAAGTCTAG
- the xerC gene encoding tyrosine recombinase XerC, which translates to MLFYQFLESEKQFSHHTVKNYRRDISRFMVFLKAQSVADWEAIDEHHIRQFVSQVHRQGLGGKSIQRLLSALRRLFRYLLTNKRIRNNPASHVMAPKSEKKLPDVMHPQEIEHMLLAPDDQVLKDNPLMVRDYAVLELLYAGGLRLSELIGLNVSDVNWQVNQLKVSGKGGKERLCHFGKNAGIMLKKWLKCREMYIKSDEKALFISRRGTRLSASSIRARIQKLCQEKDISQRVYPHLMRHSFASHMLESSQDLRAVQELLGHAHLKTTQIYTHLDFQQLAKTYDAAHPRAQKKK; encoded by the coding sequence ATGCTTTTCTATCAGTTTCTGGAATCAGAAAAGCAGTTTTCCCACCATACAGTTAAAAACTATCGTCGAGATATAAGCCGATTTATGGTTTTTCTTAAGGCTCAGTCTGTTGCCGACTGGGAGGCAATTGATGAGCATCATATTCGTCAGTTTGTAAGTCAGGTTCACCGGCAGGGCCTGGGTGGGAAAAGTATTCAACGGTTGTTGAGTGCATTAAGGCGTTTATTTCGATATTTATTAACGAATAAACGTATTCGTAATAATCCTGCTTCACATGTTATGGCGCCAAAGTCAGAAAAAAAACTGCCGGATGTGATGCATCCGCAGGAAATCGAGCACATGTTACTTGCTCCCGATGATCAGGTTTTAAAAGACAATCCGCTGATGGTGCGTGATTATGCAGTGCTTGAGTTGCTTTATGCGGGTGGTTTGCGTTTGTCCGAGTTAATAGGTCTGAATGTTTCGGATGTTAACTGGCAGGTGAATCAGTTAAAAGTATCAGGTAAAGGGGGTAAAGAGCGCCTGTGTCATTTCGGGAAAAATGCAGGTATAATGTTAAAAAAATGGCTGAAATGTCGTGAAATGTATATAAAGTCAGATGAAAAGGCCTTGTTTATTAGTAGGCGGGGCACACGTTTGAGTGCATCCAGTATCCGTGCGCGTATCCAGAAATTGTGTCAGGAGAAGGATATAAGTCAGCGAGTTTACCCGCATTTAATGCGTCATTCATTCGCATCTCATATGTTAGAGTCTTCACAGGACTTACGTGCCGTGCAGGAATTGCTCGGGCATGCGCATTTAAAAACCACTCAAATTTACACCCATCTTGATTTTCAGCAACTGGCTAAAACTTACGATGCGGCCCATCCGCGAGCGCAAAAGAAGAAATAG
- a CDS encoding diaminopimelate epimerase, translated as MDIQFTKMHGLGNDFVVIDGINQDVNLTSEQIRFIADRRFGVGCDQLLLVEKPQAAQAEFRYRIFNADGGEVEQCGNGARCFAKFVIDKGLTVNREIPVETSSGLIVLVLESNGEITVNMGVPGFEPESLPFISDIQAAEYDLQTSAGCLSIAAVSMGNPHAVLEVESVDDAPVEALGSEIENHPRFPKRVNVGFMQVVSSNSIRLRVYERGAAETLACGTGACAAVAAGRLQGKLAESVKVSLPGGELVIRWAGKNEPLYMTGPATHVFEGKISL; from the coding sequence ATGGATATACAGTTCACTAAAATGCATGGTCTTGGTAACGATTTTGTTGTTATTGATGGCATAAATCAGGATGTAAACCTGACATCTGAGCAGATTCGCTTTATTGCAGATCGACGATTCGGTGTGGGTTGCGATCAGCTTTTGCTGGTGGAAAAGCCTCAAGCTGCACAGGCCGAATTTCGCTATCGAATATTTAATGCGGATGGGGGTGAAGTAGAGCAGTGTGGAAATGGCGCAAGGTGTTTTGCAAAATTTGTAATCGATAAAGGTCTGACGGTAAATAGAGAAATTCCTGTTGAAACCAGCAGTGGCCTGATTGTGCTTGTGCTGGAATCAAATGGAGAAATCACTGTCAATATGGGCGTGCCCGGTTTTGAGCCCGAGAGTCTGCCATTTATTTCTGATATTCAGGCAGCAGAATATGATTTACAAACCAGTGCCGGTTGCCTGAGTATTGCTGCAGTATCAATGGGTAACCCCCATGCAGTGCTTGAGGTTGAAAGTGTGGATGATGCCCCCGTGGAAGCGCTGGGGTCTGAAATTGAGAATCACCCCCGATTTCCGAAGAGAGTTAATGTGGGTTTCATGCAGGTGGTATCGTCTAATTCTATTCGGCTCAGGGTGTATGAGCGTGGAGCGGCTGAAACATTGGCCTGTGGTACGGGGGCCTGTGCAGCAGTGGCGGCGGGCAGGCTTCAGGGTAAATTGGCTGAAAGCGTAAAAGTCAGTTTACCCGGAGGCGAGCTTGTTATACGCTGGGCTGGAAAGAATGAACCATTATATATGACCGGGCCCGCAACCCATGTGTTTGAAGGAAAGATATCACTGTGA
- a CDS encoding sterol-binding protein — MDLDQALTAAIETALNRYLSLDPDALSRFSSLEGKIIAIEIKDLNKTLSLFPSADDFMILADFDGEADATISGTPIALAKMGLAKDPKDLLFTGEITITGDTSLANQFNRLLSQLDIDWEEILAQNIGDIAAHKIGTVSHGINQWFKRSTNSVFMDAGEYLQEEIHLSPSSAELRKFIKQVDDLREATDRLAMRIKLLKK, encoded by the coding sequence ATGGATTTAGATCAGGCACTTACCGCAGCAATAGAAACAGCCCTAAATCGTTACCTGTCGCTCGATCCTGATGCGTTATCACGTTTTTCCTCACTTGAAGGAAAAATCATAGCTATAGAAATTAAAGACCTTAATAAAACACTGAGTCTTTTCCCATCTGCAGATGATTTTATGATTCTTGCTGATTTTGATGGTGAAGCAGATGCAACTATTTCTGGCACACCCATAGCACTTGCTAAAATGGGCTTAGCAAAAGACCCGAAAGATCTTTTATTCACGGGTGAAATAACGATTACCGGTGATACCTCATTAGCTAATCAGTTTAATCGTTTATTATCTCAACTTGATATCGACTGGGAAGAAATACTGGCCCAGAATATTGGAGATATCGCGGCACATAAAATTGGTACCGTATCTCATGGTATTAACCAGTGGTTTAAACGCAGTACAAACTCAGTATTTATGGATGCGGGAGAATATCTTCAGGAAGAAATACATTTAAGTCCATCTAGTGCTGAATTGAGAAAATTTATTAAACAGGTGGATGATTTGCGTGAAGCAACAGACAGATTAGCGATGCGAATAAAGTTATTAAAAAAATGA